The following proteins come from a genomic window of Gottfriedia acidiceleris:
- a CDS encoding ammonium transporter, whose translation MQAADSVFLFISTVLVMIMTPGLALFYGGMVKSKNVLSTTMHSYSAMAIVSIQWVLIGYSLAFGPDFHHLIGNFSWAALKDVGFTPNDNYSATVPHNLFMMFQLMFAILTPALISGAFAERMKFSAFLLFTLLWTTFVYDPLAHWVWGVDGWLRNLGALDFAGGTVVHISSGVSGLVLALLLGKRRDFGSTSPHHLPLTVLGAGLLWFGWFGFNVGSALTLNDVALTAFINTNTAAAAASVAWVLVEWYVNKKPTILGGVSGAVAGLVAITPACGFVTPLSSIVIGFLGGVICFLAVTYLKYKFGYDDALDAFGCHGIGGTWGAIATGLFATKSVNSAGANGLFYGDISLLWKQLLAIGATYLFAGVITFLIVKVIGFFIRIRVDQEEENLGLDLSIHGEKAYHDASI comes from the coding sequence ATTCAAGCTGCGGATAGTGTATTTCTTTTTATTTCAACTGTTTTAGTCATGATTATGACACCTGGTTTGGCACTTTTTTACGGCGGTATGGTTAAAAGTAAAAACGTATTAAGTACTACAATGCACAGCTATTCTGCTATGGCAATCGTATCAATCCAGTGGGTGTTAATTGGTTACTCTTTAGCATTCGGTCCAGATTTTCATCATTTGATTGGTAACTTTTCTTGGGCAGCATTAAAGGATGTTGGTTTTACTCCAAATGATAACTACAGCGCAACAGTCCCTCATAATCTTTTCATGATGTTTCAACTGATGTTTGCAATTTTAACCCCTGCTCTTATTTCAGGTGCCTTCGCTGAGCGCATGAAATTTTCAGCATTTCTATTATTTACTCTTTTATGGACAACATTTGTTTACGATCCATTAGCTCACTGGGTTTGGGGAGTGGATGGTTGGCTTCGAAATCTAGGTGCTTTAGACTTCGCTGGCGGAACAGTTGTTCATATTTCCTCCGGTGTTTCAGGGTTAGTTCTGGCTCTACTTCTTGGCAAAAGACGAGATTTCGGATCTACCTCACCTCATCATTTACCACTAACTGTATTAGGTGCTGGACTATTATGGTTTGGGTGGTTCGGATTTAATGTCGGAAGTGCCTTAACATTAAATGATGTGGCATTAACTGCATTCATTAATACAAATACCGCGGCTGCTGCAGCTTCAGTTGCTTGGGTACTAGTGGAATGGTACGTAAATAAAAAACCTACTATTTTAGGTGGAGTTAGTGGTGCCGTAGCTGGATTAGTTGCAATTACACCTGCTTGCGGATTCGTCACACCTCTCTCATCAATAGTGATTGGATTTTTAGGTGGAGTCATCTGCTTTTTAGCAGTAACATACTTAAAATACAAATTTGGATATGACGATGCTTTAGACGCATTCGGTTGTCACGGAATCGGTGGGACATGGGGAGCTATTGCAACAGGATTATTCGCCACAAAATCAGTAAATAGCGCTGGTGCAAACGGACTTTTTTACGGTGACATATCACTTCTTTGGAAACAACTACTCGCTATCGGAGCAACCTATCTTTTTGCAGGAGTTATTACCTTTTTAATTGTGAAAGTTATAGGCTTTTTCATCCGAATTCGTGTCGATCAAGAGGAAGAAAACCTTGGCCTTGACTTAAGCATACACGGAGAAAAAGCATATCACGACGCAAGTATATAA
- a CDS encoding P-II family nitrogen regulator yields MTAKLTKIEIITRPDKFDVLKDALSKVGITGMTVTNVLGCGMQSGYTEVYRGKKRTINLHEKIKVEIVVCDVPVQAVIDEAKRVLKTGKPGDGKIFVYPIENAIKIRTGEEGRDALQNDY; encoded by the coding sequence ATGACTGCAAAATTAACAAAAATTGAAATCATTACTCGACCAGATAAATTTGATGTTTTAAAAGATGCACTTTCAAAAGTAGGAATCACAGGAATGACCGTAACGAACGTTTTAGGATGTGGAATGCAATCAGGCTATACGGAAGTGTATCGAGGAAAAAAACGAACAATCAATTTACATGAAAAAATAAAAGTTGAAATAGTCGTATGTGACGTTCCTGTTCAAGCTGTAATTGATGAAGCAAAAAGAGTGTTAAAAACAGGAAAACCTGGGGATGGAAAAATATTTGTATACCCTATTGAAAACGCAATTAAAATCCGCACAGGAGAAGAAGGAAGAGACGCATTACAAAACGATTATTAG
- the asnB gene encoding asparagine synthase (glutamine-hydrolyzing), whose amino-acid sequence MCGITGWADFQKDLSDVNSVTKKMAETLSKRGPDDTNIWTSNHCSFGHKRLVVVDPVGGKQPMRKTKGNFTYTLCYNGELYNTEDIRKELLKRGYTFQGHSDTEVLLTSYIEWKEACVDKFNGIFAFAIWDEEKESLFIARDRLGVKPLFYKEDYKRLLFASEVKAILANPGVKAELTEEGLSEVFGLGPSRTPGNGVFDGIKELRGGHAMTFSRNGLKIWKYWDVKSDIHTDSVDETIEKVRFYVEDAIVRQLVSDVPLCTFLSGGVDSSTITAIAANHYAKEGKGQLTTYSIDYEENDKYFTSSVFQPNSDVPWIELMSATFNTNHQRCVITNEELVQYLDEATECRDLPGMADVDSSLLWFCQKIKQNFVVGLSGECADEIFGGYPWFHREDDLNRPAFPWMRSTELRQKLLKDEWSKKLNLAQYVQDRYNETVKETPILEGESPLEAKRRQLFYLNRQWFMAQLLDRKDRMSMGASLEVRVPFADHRLVEYVWNIPWELKMYGDREKGILRKSLEGLLPDDILYRKKSPYPKTHNPVYTKLVVQKLKEALKDKSSALYEFLDKEQLTSLVESEGKAFQVPWYGQLMSGPQLLAHLYQIHVWFKKFNINVKA is encoded by the coding sequence ATGTGCGGTATAACTGGGTGGGCAGATTTTCAAAAGGATTTATCCGATGTAAATTCAGTCACAAAAAAAATGGCTGAAACATTGTCAAAACGAGGTCCAGATGATACGAATATTTGGACGTCTAATCATTGTAGTTTTGGTCACAAAAGATTAGTTGTAGTTGATCCAGTAGGTGGAAAACAACCGATGCGTAAGACGAAAGGTAACTTCACGTATACGCTTTGTTACAATGGTGAGTTGTATAATACAGAGGATATTAGAAAAGAACTTTTAAAGAGAGGCTACACGTTTCAAGGGCATTCAGATACTGAGGTTCTACTTACAAGCTATATTGAGTGGAAGGAAGCATGTGTAGACAAATTTAATGGAATATTTGCTTTTGCAATCTGGGATGAAGAAAAGGAAAGTTTATTCATTGCAAGAGACCGTTTAGGTGTTAAACCTTTATTTTATAAAGAAGATTATAAAAGATTATTATTTGCTTCAGAAGTAAAGGCAATTTTAGCAAACCCTGGGGTAAAGGCTGAATTAACTGAAGAAGGGCTCTCAGAAGTATTTGGACTTGGTCCATCTCGTACGCCTGGAAATGGTGTTTTTGATGGAATTAAAGAACTCCGTGGTGGTCATGCTATGACATTCTCAAGAAATGGACTTAAAATATGGAAATATTGGGATGTTAAAAGCGATATACACACAGACTCAGTTGATGAAACGATTGAAAAAGTACGTTTTTATGTTGAAGATGCAATCGTAAGACAATTGGTTTCAGATGTGCCTTTATGTACGTTTTTATCAGGTGGAGTGGATTCTAGTACGATTACAGCAATCGCTGCAAATCATTACGCTAAAGAAGGAAAAGGACAATTAACCACTTATTCAATCGATTATGAGGAAAATGATAAATATTTTACATCAAGTGTATTCCAACCAAATTCAGATGTACCTTGGATTGAGTTAATGTCTGCAACCTTTAATACAAATCATCAAAGATGTGTCATTACGAATGAAGAACTGGTTCAATATTTAGATGAAGCTACAGAGTGTCGTGATCTTCCAGGAATGGCAGATGTCGATTCTTCATTATTATGGTTTTGTCAAAAAATTAAACAGAACTTTGTAGTAGGTTTATCAGGAGAATGTGCTGATGAAATTTTTGGTGGGTATCCATGGTTTCATCGAGAAGATGATTTGAATAGACCAGCGTTTCCTTGGATGAGATCAACAGAACTTCGTCAAAAGCTTTTAAAAGACGAATGGAGTAAGAAACTAAATTTAGCACAGTATGTTCAAGATCGATACAATGAGACTGTAAAAGAAACGCCAATCCTTGAAGGAGAAAGTCCATTAGAAGCTAAAAGAAGACAACTGTTTTATTTAAATCGTCAGTGGTTTATGGCGCAATTATTAGATCGAAAAGATCGGATGAGTATGGGAGCGAGCCTTGAAGTGCGTGTTCCTTTCGCAGATCACCGACTTGTCGAATATGTATGGAATATCCCGTGGGAGCTTAAAATGTATGGCGACCGTGAAAAAGGCATTTTAAGAAAGTCTCTTGAAGGTCTGTTACCAGATGATATCTTATACCGCAAAAAAAGCCCATATCCAAAGACGCATAACCCAGTATATACAAAATTAGTTGTTCAAAAATTAAAAGAAGCCTTAAAAGATAAAAGCTCAGCTCTTTACGAGTTTCTTGATAAAGAGCAATTAACTAGTTTAGTTGAAAGTGAAGGAAAAGCATTTCAAGTTCCATGGTACGGACAATTAATGTCTGGACCTCAATTACTAGCTCATTTATATCAAATTCATGTTTGGTTTAAAAAATTCAATATTAATGTGAAAGCCTAA
- a CDS encoding DUF2777 family protein, translating to MQFKHRSQLFQKQPRAFTIGAIEEINDEWVFFDDETDEAFLLEDLIDEDFEVSINEEWVPASLKNGNFLIQYSKKKKLQNGDILRIQRKLLYSFDSLLKNLSDESFYTLAYLLNTHSFSLYDCLYCHNFLSFQPEGSPSEGVNFIVFDNGELVCSVYHQFRISSEEQNHRFELTKATGNRYLLTQLS from the coding sequence ATGCAATTTAAGCACCGATCACAATTATTTCAAAAGCAACCTCGCGCTTTTACTATTGGAGCAATTGAAGAAATAAATGATGAATGGGTCTTTTTCGATGATGAAACTGATGAGGCATTTTTACTTGAGGATCTTATCGATGAAGATTTTGAAGTTTCTATAAATGAAGAGTGGGTTCCAGCTTCTTTAAAAAATGGTAATTTTCTTATTCAGTATTCCAAAAAGAAAAAATTACAAAATGGCGATATCCTTCGTATTCAAAGAAAGCTTTTATATAGCTTCGATTCACTATTGAAAAATTTGAGCGATGAATCATTTTATACTTTAGCGTACTTATTAAATACGCATAGTTTTTCCCTATACGATTGCTTGTACTGTCACAACTTCCTTTCATTTCAACCTGAAGGTTCACCTTCTGAAGGAGTAAATTTCATCGTATTTGATAATGGAGAACTTGTTTGTTCAGTATATCACCAATTTAGAATTTCATCTGAAGAACAAAACCATCGATTTGAACTTACGAAAGCAACAGGTAACCGCTACCTATTAACTCAACTTTCATAA
- a CDS encoding DUF1516 family protein yields MIHLHITSWVIAIILALIVGHGYKNGWNVKVAHMILRLLYFVILGTGLYLFIHISNKENMPSNMMMLYNVKMTLGILMLGVFEYFTVSSKKHRKMVVPATIFTVFILALLYLGFRLPQGFHFFA; encoded by the coding sequence ATGATTCACTTACATATTACATCGTGGGTAATCGCTATTATTTTAGCTTTAATTGTTGGGCACGGATACAAAAATGGTTGGAATGTGAAAGTTGCTCATATGATTTTACGTCTTTTATACTTCGTTATTTTAGGAACAGGACTGTATTTATTTATTCATATTTCTAATAAAGAAAATATGCCGTCTAATATGATGATGCTTTATAACGTAAAAATGACACTTGGTATTCTTATGTTAGGTGTGTTTGAATATTTCACAGTGTCATCTAAGAAACACCGTAAAATGGTTGTTCCGGCAACTATTTTTACAGTATTTATTTTAGCTTTATTATATTTAGGATTTAGATTACCACAAGGTTTTCACTTCTTTGCATAA
- a CDS encoding aspartyl-phosphate phosphatase Spo0E family protein, translating into MVYYAGRYGFTNKKTVLCSQELDRLMNMISTFTSSKRRA; encoded by the coding sequence ATGGTATATTATGCGGGACGATATGGCTTTACGAACAAGAAAACAGTCTTATGTAGCCAGGAATTGGACAGGCTAATGAATATGATCTCGACCTTTACCTCTTCTAAAAGGAGAGCCTAA
- a CDS encoding spore germination protein — MPAYVGVINIISIGSSGVVNVGDAYNILPKSNAQTYAGAGSFNTGDHVTVYNNKSISNVYDQDQVDQPMIGNM, encoded by the coding sequence ATGCCTGCTTATGTTGGAGTAATTAATATTATAAGTATCGGTAGTAGCGGTGTAGTTAACGTAGGTGACGCATATAATATCTTACCTAAAAGTAATGCTCAAACGTATGCCGGTGCTGGTTCGTTTAATACAGGTGATCATGTAACTGTTTATAACAATAAAAGTATTTCGAACGTATATGATCAAGATCAAGTTGATCAACCAATGATTGGCAACATGTAA
- a CDS encoding spore germination protein GerPB yields MNIYIHQTIIINQLKTGGIVNSSVFQIGTTGHINAKTITNNTGDYSEAAPPITEPGQIVQTSQET; encoded by the coding sequence TTGAATATATATATACATCAAACAATTATTATTAATCAACTAAAAACCGGTGGGATCGTAAACTCATCTGTTTTTCAAATTGGTACAACAGGACATATAAATGCTAAAACGATAACAAATAATACTGGAGATTATTCAGAAGCAGCACCACCAATTACTGAACCAGGTCAAATTGTTCAAACTTCGCAAGAGACATAA
- the gerPC gene encoding spore germination protein GerPC, with protein sequence MNQLELRQTQIEQLLYEQSQIIEQLKNRIAQLEATVIELSQRPETKIDKIEYKFDQLKVENLNGTLTIGLNPLQAPTFDDLTVENQQIDIKPDNNLKALKAYIEERIHFHLKEEALETILQLEAELRVSVDDYYRQMMIDDIRNQMDIRIPYYIDLYKNKPDFTENPLRYSEEVVLHMLNDIRTAYSAFLQNLPHNIGKENKG encoded by the coding sequence ATGAATCAACTTGAATTAAGACAGACTCAGATTGAGCAATTACTATATGAGCAATCTCAAATAATTGAACAATTAAAGAATAGAATAGCTCAACTTGAAGCTACTGTTATTGAACTTTCTCAAAGACCCGAGACAAAAATTGATAAAATTGAATATAAATTTGACCAATTAAAAGTTGAAAATTTAAATGGTACGTTAACAATTGGACTGAATCCTCTTCAAGCTCCAACATTCGATGATTTAACAGTAGAAAACCAACAAATTGATATTAAACCTGACAATAATTTGAAAGCCTTGAAAGCATATATAGAAGAAAGAATTCATTTCCACTTGAAAGAAGAGGCACTAGAAACAATCCTCCAATTAGAAGCAGAACTTAGGGTTTCAGTAGATGATTATTATCGTCAAATGATGATTGATGATATTCGAAATCAAATGGATATAAGAATACCTTATTATATCGACCTATACAAAAATAAGCCTGACTTTACTGAAAATCCACTCCGATATTCTGAAGAAGTCGTATTACACATGTTAAATGATATTCGAACTGCGTATAGTGCCTTTTTACAAAACTTACCACATAATATTGGAAAGGAGAATAAAGGATGA
- a CDS encoding spore gernimation protein GerPD codes for MNLNVTNCNLQVEEIKFTAIASSSLFLIGDAHNISLSSLYDTPPESLIIGPFVPLSVS; via the coding sequence ATGAATTTAAATGTAACAAATTGCAATTTACAAGTAGAAGAAATAAAGTTTACTGCCATTGCTTCATCTTCATTATTTTTAATTGGAGACGCACATAATATTTCACTATCCTCTTTATATGACACACCACCAGAATCTTTAATTATTGGACCATTTGTACCTTTATCTGTAAGTTAA
- a CDS encoding spore germination protein GerPE translates to MFKIDPRFRLASVESYNVNTVLFSSVLQFGDAFSINAESNALALQEEGNILAVPNRDVFEIYPIYKVIPKHLPYVPNVNLNRINLNPTIQIGLINYMGISSASASVIGSVHSASMLSRVHQVRHFISPITIHYQTPGHHAQPTFSQLMQPLTTTSTQIIPAQPVIPVPPVASVQPVLPTARTQKTETPETIIPD, encoded by the coding sequence ATGTTTAAAATTGATCCAAGATTTCGATTAGCCTCAGTAGAGTCTTATAATGTTAACACAGTATTATTTTCAAGCGTTCTACAATTTGGAGATGCATTTTCAATCAATGCAGAATCAAATGCTCTTGCCTTACAGGAAGAGGGAAACATATTAGCAGTTCCAAACAGAGATGTTTTTGAAATTTATCCTATCTACAAAGTAATTCCAAAGCATCTTCCTTATGTTCCTAATGTGAATTTGAATCGGATAAATCTTAATCCTACAATCCAAATTGGTTTAATTAATTATATGGGTATAAGTTCAGCGAGTGCTTCTGTTATTGGGTCGGTTCATAGTGCTTCTATGTTGTCCCGTGTTCATCAAGTACGACATTTTATATCACCGATTACTATACATTATCAAACCCCAGGTCACCATGCACAACCGACTTTTTCTCAGTTAATGCAACCATTAACTACAACATCGACACAAATAATTCCTGCACAACCTGTAATACCGGTTCCTCCAGTTGCCTCAGTACAACCGGTGTTACCAACTGCGCGAACACAAAAAACAGAAACACCAGAAACAATAATACCAGATTAA
- a CDS encoding spore germination protein: protein MPTFLGAVVIQLNQGNINTGDLNNISPKSQTKAYYGSGSGNTGFLTPTVSGANATNTLDADLADQNEVATL from the coding sequence ATGCCAACATTTCTAGGTGCAGTCGTAATCCAACTCAATCAAGGAAATATCAATACTGGAGATCTTAATAATATCTCACCAAAATCTCAAACAAAAGCATATTATGGCTCAGGTTCAGGAAATACAGGTTTTCTAACACCAACAGTAAGTGGTGCTAATGCCACTAATACACTTGATGCCGATTTAGCAGATCAAAATGAAGTTGCAACTTTATAA
- the addA gene encoding helicase-exonuclease AddAB subunit AddA translates to MSKEENNVSKTTWTVDQQKAIDFEGSDILVAAAAGSGKTAVLVERIIQKIIRDENPINVDELLVVTFTKASAQEMKERIGMALEKQLVNNPESDHLRKQASLLNKASISTIHSFCTEVIRSNYYMVELDPNFRTAEEIEIQLLMDEVLEELMESEYSDESNLVFFDLVDRYTSDRDDNDLPKLILKLYRHAISNPNPSEFLNAFIHQYNVVGKPVDEIPFIQELKKFIQDDMFACINTYKQALNIIESPDGPIKYAEVFKEEYGNLECLFYASEKSWEEINVGLQKIVFNRLPTIKKTEGDQQKKELVANFRKDVKKKIDDLKDKYFNRSIDVQLKQISELKPLVEKLIELVNRFIVLFKEAKLENGILDFNDLEHYALEILKEKDEKDLLVPSSVARVYQEKFNEVLVDEYQDTNYVQESILRLITKGSGASGNLFMVGDVKQSIYRFRLAEPQLFINKYNLYEKEKNERTGLRIDLSKNFRSRAEVLDATNFIFQQIMGSEIGGIEYDEDAMLKLGASYPEYSDCAAELILLTNSDEEENVTEYSEQEEDDLVEEKLEQIEARYVARRIKDLVESEYLVTEKTGEMRPVKYNDIAILGRSLSNADLYIEECKALGIPLYAEKSKDLFQTIEVAVFLNLLKLIDNTIQDIPLASVLRSPIVGLSEPELTMIRLNHKNGSFYDACQDYLNNYENRHKQLSIKLVNFFAQIKEWKRLVKRETLSIFIWKVLKESTYYDFVGGLPGGKQRQANLITIFDRAKVLEESNYRSLFQFLRFLDRMQERDEKLDEVRILSDQENVVQMMTIHKSKGLEFPVVFVVNTSKQFNMQDLRAKFILQKELGLGMNFVHPAYRTTNTTLLKETIKRKEHSELISEELRILYVALTRAREKLILVGKVNDAQKMIENWKEVENHKEWLLPLNVISGAKSYLDWIGPSIIRHDSSNAIRLEDDLWHTKNEIQFYPCRWNYSIVDASTIQSLETEEVENNKIEVFQAFQSKEPIQINNDELHEKLENQLNWQYYHRQSTLYRPKQSVTELKRKMQEEDPYSQSFTATKTKDFPLERPKFMSEQKMNSAEKGTATHAIMQNLDYQFVSSHEEIIDQINNMVLKELITPEQGKAVNSLEIFEFCQSHLGQLVANANQNLREVPFSYGVSTNEIYKDWEDEEEVVLIQGIIDLLLIDGDEVILIDYKTDRTGAFATIDALKQEAIRRYGIQLDLYSKAIEAGMDKKVKAKYLYFFDGGHIVEL, encoded by the coding sequence ATGAGTAAAGAAGAAAATAACGTAAGTAAAACAACATGGACAGTTGACCAGCAAAAAGCGATCGATTTCGAAGGGTCAGATATTCTTGTAGCCGCTGCTGCTGGTTCTGGAAAGACGGCTGTTCTTGTTGAACGAATTATTCAAAAAATCATTCGTGATGAAAATCCAATAAATGTTGATGAATTACTTGTTGTTACTTTTACAAAAGCAAGTGCCCAGGAAATGAAAGAAAGGATCGGGATGGCATTAGAGAAACAACTTGTAAATAATCCTGAATCTGATCATTTAAGGAAACAAGCGTCTTTGTTAAATAAAGCTTCAATCTCAACTATTCACTCTTTTTGTACTGAAGTCATTCGATCAAATTACTATATGGTAGAATTAGATCCAAACTTCCGTACTGCAGAAGAAATTGAGATTCAATTACTGATGGATGAAGTATTAGAAGAGTTGATGGAGTCAGAATACAGTGATGAGTCTAATTTAGTCTTCTTTGATTTAGTTGATCGATATACTAGTGATCGAGATGATAATGATTTACCAAAATTAATATTAAAGCTATATCGTCATGCAATTTCTAACCCAAACCCAAGTGAGTTTTTAAATGCATTCATTCATCAATATAATGTAGTCGGTAAACCAGTTGATGAGATTCCTTTTATTCAAGAGCTTAAGAAATTTATTCAAGATGATATGTTTGCTTGTATAAACACTTATAAACAAGCATTGAATATAATAGAAAGTCCTGATGGCCCAATCAAGTATGCTGAAGTGTTTAAAGAAGAGTATGGTAATTTAGAATGTTTATTCTATGCTTCAGAAAAATCATGGGAAGAAATTAATGTTGGTCTACAAAAAATAGTATTTAATCGATTGCCCACTATTAAAAAGACAGAGGGAGATCAACAGAAAAAGGAATTAGTAGCGAATTTCCGAAAAGATGTAAAGAAGAAGATTGATGATCTAAAAGATAAGTATTTTAATCGAAGTATTGACGTTCAATTAAAACAAATAAGTGAATTAAAGCCCCTAGTTGAAAAGTTAATTGAACTAGTTAATCGTTTCATCGTGTTATTTAAAGAAGCAAAATTAGAAAATGGAATTTTAGATTTTAATGATTTAGAACACTATGCACTTGAAATTTTAAAGGAAAAAGACGAAAAAGATTTATTAGTACCTTCATCGGTTGCAAGAGTTTATCAAGAAAAGTTTAACGAAGTATTGGTAGATGAATACCAAGATACGAATTATGTACAAGAATCGATTTTAAGATTAATCACAAAAGGCTCAGGAGCTTCTGGTAATCTTTTTATGGTTGGAGATGTTAAGCAATCAATCTATCGCTTTCGATTAGCAGAACCCCAACTTTTTATAAATAAATACAATTTATATGAAAAAGAGAAAAATGAAAGAACTGGTTTAAGAATCGATCTTTCTAAAAACTTTAGAAGTAGAGCGGAAGTATTAGATGCAACCAATTTTATTTTTCAACAAATCATGGGAAGTGAAATTGGTGGAATTGAATATGATGAAGATGCAATGTTAAAGCTAGGTGCTAGCTATCCTGAATACTCAGATTGCGCTGCTGAATTAATCTTATTAACGAATTCGGATGAAGAAGAAAATGTGACTGAGTACAGTGAACAAGAAGAAGATGATCTTGTTGAAGAAAAGCTTGAACAAATTGAGGCAAGATACGTAGCAAGAAGAATAAAGGATTTAGTTGAAAGCGAATATTTAGTAACGGAAAAGACTGGAGAAATGAGACCAGTAAAATATAATGATATTGCTATTTTAGGCCGTTCATTATCGAATGCTGATTTATATATCGAAGAATGCAAAGCGCTAGGTATACCATTATATGCGGAGAAATCAAAGGACTTATTTCAAACAATTGAAGTGGCAGTCTTTTTAAATTTATTAAAGCTAATCGATAATACGATTCAGGATATTCCGCTTGCGTCTGTCCTACGTTCTCCAATTGTAGGACTTTCGGAACCAGAATTAACGATGATTAGACTTAATCATAAAAATGGATCCTTTTACGATGCGTGTCAAGATTATCTAAATAATTATGAAAACCGTCATAAACAGCTTTCAATTAAATTAGTAAATTTCTTTGCACAGATAAAGGAATGGAAACGACTCGTTAAAAGGGAGACACTTTCAATCTTTATTTGGAAGGTATTAAAGGAATCTACATACTATGACTTTGTCGGAGGGTTACCAGGTGGTAAACAAAGGCAAGCAAATTTAATTACGATATTTGATCGTGCTAAGGTTTTAGAAGAATCAAATTATAGAAGTTTATTTCAGTTTTTAAGATTTTTAGATCGTATGCAAGAAAGAGATGAAAAGCTAGATGAGGTTCGTATTTTAAGTGATCAAGAAAATGTCGTTCAAATGATGACAATCCATAAAAGTAAGGGATTAGAGTTTCCTGTCGTGTTTGTCGTGAATACATCTAAGCAATTTAATATGCAGGATTTAAGAGCAAAATTCATTTTACAAAAGGAATTAGGATTAGGTATGAATTTTGTACATCCTGCGTATCGTACGACTAATACAACTCTTTTGAAGGAAACAATCAAGCGCAAGGAGCATTCAGAGTTAATTTCCGAAGAGTTACGAATTCTTTATGTTGCATTAACTCGTGCAAGAGAAAAGCTTATTTTAGTAGGTAAGGTAAATGATGCACAAAAAATGATTGAAAATTGGAAGGAAGTTGAAAACCATAAAGAATGGCTACTGCCATTAAACGTTATTAGTGGTGCTAAAAGTTATCTAGATTGGATTGGTCCGTCTATCATTCGGCACGATTCTAGTAATGCAATTAGACTCGAAGATGATTTGTGGCATACAAAAAATGAAATTCAGTTTTACCCATGTCGCTGGAATTATTCTATTGTAGATGCTTCTACAATTCAATCATTGGAAACTGAGGAAGTGGAAAATAATAAAATCGAAGTATTTCAAGCTTTTCAGTCAAAGGAACCGATTCAAATTAACAATGATGAGCTGCATGAAAAACTAGAGAATCAATTAAACTGGCAATATTATCATAGACAATCAACTCTTTATCGACCAAAACAATCTGTTACAGAATTAAAAAGAAAAATGCAAGAGGAAGATCCATATAGTCAAAGTTTTACAGCGACTAAAACAAAAGATTTTCCACTTGAAAGACCGAAATTTATGTCAGAACAAAAAATGAACTCAGCTGAAAAAGGAACTGCTACCCATGCTATAATGCAAAATCTAGATTATCAATTTGTTTCATCTCATGAAGAAATCATAGATCAGATAAATAATATGGTTTTAAAAGAATTAATTACCCCAGAGCAAGGAAAAGCTGTAAATAGCTTGGAGATTTTTGAATTCTGTCAATCACATCTTGGTCAATTAGTGGCAAACGCAAATCAAAATCTGCGCGAAGTACCATTTAGTTATGGTGTTTCAACAAATGAAATTTATAAAGATTGGGAAGATGAAGAGGAAGTTGTATTAATCCAAGGGATCATTGACTTACTTTTAATTGATGGAGACGAGGTTATATTAATTGATTATAAAACCGATCGAACTGGTGCATTTGCAACAATTGATGCCTTGAAGCAAGAAGCAATTAGAAGATATGGTATTCAACTCGATCTTTATTCAAAGGCAATTGAAGCGGGGATGGATAAAAAGGTTAAAGCTAAATATCTTTACTTTTTCGATGGTGGTCATATTGTAGAGTTATAG